gctcttaagggctatccatttctgtaaaataaaaacataattttcataaacaaaaaattttggcCAAGAAGTTGTTTaaagtttttgcgctctagatgtatactagatccaatagacttaagtaacaatattcattttttttaaatttatgtgtatgaatattttttcataagttatacagaaatggatagcccttacGAAGAGCTATTCGTTTCTTTAAAGTTTATtcattttggtcttatagtttatccgcaataaattattgaaattttacttattattggGGGGTAAAAGGgatacccgctaaaccgcaccgacctacctgaaaaacagaaaatcgggtaactcttccaataagtatttttaaagcaatatttttgtaaaaatggacagatcttatcaagatatatccgttcctatcatttttttaatttttagaatAGAGCAATTTACTGACGCtaccccctactgttttacgaacgcaccttactattttaagagagaaattgcggctggcggccatgtttatctcgatacaaacatggcttctAGCCGCAAAAGCTAATCTTAAAGCACCAAGGTGTGTTCATAAAACAAtggggggtacgcgtcagtcccTTGCTCtattatagttttcccgatcaTTACCTGATCGGATTTTGGAACCGCCAACCCAAGTGCCTATGGCccaatttacactaatttaagaaaacacaccggtacttaattcaatctattatataaaatgaaaaaaaaagtaaatataagtaaaaatattgtatttgtaaaacttagcaaacagcaaacaataaatgtaaataatataaatacacaaagaaacaaacaaatcaaagcgcgAACTCCACTCCCACGAAAAACAACGCTGTTTGtttcaggaaaatgtgggagcggaaagcagaaatACATGGAAGGGTGCAAGGGttgagagagccaatcagagggccgggatagtcccactgggatgtagcggtgacggtctcaacccttcgagaccgtctctcGGAGACCAAGTTGGTATACAGTGTATACAGTATCCTGCAGAAAAATAACATcgattcattttgaaaaagccatctgtgggtaaaaaatattaacaGGGCAGTAAAACATCCAAGGTTGCGCGTTGTCCACAACTGcgaaaaatctcatttgtgtccaataTGGTCTGCTGTGGCTGCAGCGTTTTATGGAGAACCAACCCTTccacgttaaaaaaaaagttttagtaactaaaatttttattatatgTAGTTAAAAAACCCGGATTTCAGAAACTGATGTCAAGTCTTGCCCCTAATTTGAAGCTAAGAAGCAGGACATTCTTCACTAAATTGCTTGAAGAGAAGTTCAGTGAAAGGCAACTACAGCCAAAGGAGGCATTTTTTGATTGCAGTGATGCAGCAACTACTATCGATGCCTGGACAGCCAGGCGACGATCGTACTTGGGCCAAACAATTCACAGGTATGACAAAAATATTCTAAAACGGAAAAGTGCGTGTCTTGCTGCACGTCGGATCATCGGACATCACACTTATAATGTTTCAGCAAAGCTCATAGAATCGATTCATGGTGAATATCATGTGAAGGACATGAAGATCTACAACTCATCGAAgacgaagaggaagaggaCATGTTGTACATCGATATCGGGAAATATTAAATGAAATAACAACACATGTTCTTAGTAAAGATAATGCCACCATCCCTCTTCAAAGAAGGCGTGCTTGCCATATTCTGAATCTTATTGAATCTTATGGAACAAACAAAGTTCCAGTTCTTGGAGCTCAAACTTAATACTGCGTCACCTGGGATGGCTTTTTGTTCTTGAAATCGATACTCGCTGGAACTATTTTGCTATTTTCTGCTTTTATCGcttgccaaagaaaaaaactcgaTAATTAAGAATTGGTTTGAAGAGTGAACATTGATTTTATTACCCCTTACCAAGAACAATTTTTAAAGGAATACCTCACTGTAATGAAGCCTATTTGTGAGGCACTGGATGTTCTTCAGGCCGACATCAATGTTGGTATGGGATTTTTACTGCCATCTTTAactgttttgaaaaaaataaattagattCCTCACAAGACGATGCTGACAATCTGCCATCGTTCATTGCCAGCCTTTAATAACCAGGCTTCTGGATGCTCTGCATTTTAGGTATTACTTAATCAATAATCGTGACTAATTGTATGATTcatgtaattaaatttctgatTTCCTCAGATTCGAAAAACTGTTTTCCGATAACGAATTAAGGTAAGCAACAATTTCTAACCCTATGTTCATATTTTCATGGCTGGACCACGAAGAACAAACCCATAGAACcaagtttttatttacttgTTAATATAATCGTCTTCATGGAGTGCGACATAGCTCAGATTCGAAAGTCTGaatcaaaacaaattattGAGAAATCAGATGTTAGTTATCTCATTTCTCAGATCCAATGAATCAGCAAGGGGGCCGTCCATAAATGACGTCACGCGCCagagagggggagggggtTCATGATTCTGTGATGGTCTGTGACGGCAGGGGAGGGAGGAGATTCTTAAAATGTGATgtcacaaacaaaaacaaatttttaattgaaatcgaaaaaaatcgcagattttttttttcccaagtGGTCTTCATTTCCGTTCCCACTACCAGAGCGAAGAACATCAAAATCCCTAAGGACTTAAATGATGCGAAGGGGTGTCGTAGTCGTGGTAATGTGACTAAATTTGGCCGACGGGCAATTCAGTTGAACGCAAATAAAAACCAAGAAGATTCAAAATATaatgcttttttctttaattaattATAGCCTATAAATTTTTAGGGGGTAAAGTGATTTGTGACGTCATTTTGAGGGGGGGAGACACATTTTTGTGACAGTCCGTGACAGAAGGGGAGGGAGGGAGTctaaaaaactggaaaaacgCGTGACGTCGTTTATGGACGGCCCCAAGAGATGGTACGTCATAATTGCGTTCGGATCCAAGtccagaaaaaagaaaaaaagggactttttcttttcaataacGAAGAAAATAAGTAAACAGAACACCAACgatgaaattgataaattCATCAAGTTCTGTCAGAGTTTAGATCAACTCAACGATTTTCCAACAATCACATTGCTTTACAAGTAAGCGATATTTTAATATATTATTAAATATTACAAATAACAAGTATTTTGGTATATTTTCGGCGCTACAACGTAACCCTTCCTTCTTCAGCGTCAGTTGAAAGATTATTCAGCCAAGGAGGCCTTATATTTTCATCAAGAAGACTTAAGCTCACTGAAACATTTCAAGATGCTTCTCTTTTTTAAGTAAACCACTCTGTCTTTAAATACTGGTGAACCATAACCTCTTCGCCTTACTTGTTTTCAACGTTTTAAGTCAATGTGAAAAGTTCTTTTTCTGGCCTAACCCTTCCTTCTTAGGCCTAACCctaaggagaaataggactggcaAAAGGAGAAATAGAACTTCTTTAaagagtttaaaaaatcagtcctatttctcccagtcctatttctccagtcctatttcgtttcggtcctatttcaccggctaCCGCTTAAGcgacaaaagcaaaaaaatgtgtttactAATTAAAGAATGGACCATAGTCCGTTCTCGGATTGAGTTTGTGTTGAGCAGAAAGGTTGCGTGTGCAATTGAATTCACATCGGTTAAGGGAAACGTATTCTTTGGTaatgtaacgaaggcctacaaatgcATTTATTTATGATGCCCACATTTttataatattatgtttactcagccttggcatataattatgtctacattttactctctcgCATTTACTCTTCTCTTGCATATTATTGGAGTATTGCAATCCGCATAGCAACCATTAGTTATCGACATCTTAACATTGtcccaattgaacacctgctgtctgactcacacgtgcgacgcgcATCACGCCTTTAAACAAACAtccgtgattggtcacacgtTCGACCCATATCACGTTATTAAATAAatatccgtttgattggttgcacgcgcgacgccaatcaaacaattaaacaaacaccttctgattggctgcacgcgcgacATGGCGACGCGTCAACAGCACCACGCCACTTTTTACtagatgcgaggtttcatggtgaacctaCAAATCTGGgaaagatcagacaactagcagctcgctaagcGTTGAGTTGCCTTCAGCGGAACTAGTTGACTTCTAGCCTGCCTTAGTGTTTTTCTCTTACAAGTTTTTCACCGCCTTCCTGCTTTCCGTAAGTGCTTACCCGAGTTGCATTTCCAATCGTGTCTTTTCGTCTATAATTTCGCCCGTATCACTCGCGCTACTACAGTAAGTAATTCCTCATATTCTTGTGCGCATAGTCTCCCTATAATTTATGGCCTTGTCTAGAAATACACTGTCGTCATTGTGGGCaaacgcctccgagttccgtgttaATATgcatttgtcttaatccgtaaagtcattcacccgagaaggaggatgctttacagtAACGACTCAAATTATCGGTTTTGAGCGACCAACGTAAACGGATCTGTTTCCAATCCCgggtgaagactgtgttgtgGTAACTAAGGGATAATTTTTGTAACTAAATCTAATAGTCACGTGATTTCAGCTTTGGTCAAGTAGCAAAGGGTATGATAGGgcaaaaaatggcaaataaTAGGAATCTGCAAGCTCTTTCGCCATtaaatacatatagaattagaACGTTTTAAAATGTCTACAGCAGCACAAGTAATGCACTAGATAATAGTTAATAATAAtatacaaatatatatatattctacACAgttaaattatatttaaacgATTCCGTATAAAAATAGGCCCTATTAGAAAgtttaatattaaaattaacGTATGTTACTTACGCCTAACTTAcacaaataatttttacaCCCCAAAATTCTGAATAAAATTCTGATTCGGAAACATTTAACTTAAACacaaattctttaaaaaatcacgaaatttcttttcaaaaaagcACCTCAATTTtgttcaaaacaaaatcacgCCAGCTCTGATGTAGAAAgtgacacattttttaaatgaacgCTATGAaatcaataaacaaaaaaaaaaaatcttttatttctgAATTCTTTGCGTTTTGATTGAATCATTGCTTGATAATTTGAATTTACATGTAGGGTCATTCCACGCCAAAACATCCAGAGCTCGTTGCGACCATCTCACGGATTTTGATAATTTTTGGTGGGTGGGCTCTTTATAGTTAGAAAATAAGGTATGCCAAAGGATTTTACCCAAATATTATTCGTTCGGATGATATTTGGGTTCAaagtttcgattttttcaaaaaagtcgaaaattgggtattgagcgcaataatttttaaaaccgatttaaacaaaagaataaattttttttaatgattagaatataaaaagggtatagaaaacttaattttaatACCATTGCGACCTTTATCAGAAGTTATTATCCCCCCAACGTcatcagttaaaaaaaatgagtttttgaCAACTTTCATAAGCTTTTTGAGGGTCTTAAAATCGTTTTAGGTGTATGATTTTTCTACCAAGTATAGTTCATGGTGAAGACATTTGactgtcaaaaaaaaaatagttaaccttcaatacaaaaaaagatattaatctttaaagttaggaaaaaccccaattttgacgaaaattggtctttttcaaaaaattatatcTCAAAactgtaatttttgttttatatgaaaCTTATAGATACTATTGCTCATTATGTTTTCTAaaacatataaaaaaattataaaggTATTATTTTTGGTTCTCAAGATATTAATTGCGCTTATATAAAAAACCCACCCACCAAAAATTATCAAAATCCGTGAGATGTCACAACGAGCTCTGGATGTTTTTGCGTGGAATGACCCTGTAATAAAGTATTggaatttaaaatatattacATGAAACGggacataaaacaaaaaaaaggtaatataatcgggttttgaaaccggttACACTGGCCGAATGCCCATGGCTGAAAATTCCCAATTaacacaaattttttatcaaagcGTGCCAATGCTTAGGTAATCAAcattttacaaattaaaaataaaattatataaaGTTTTAATGCATTGtattacataaataaatataaacaaaaattctacAATTATTATAAGTTAATAACacacaataaaaacaaacgaaggCGGCAGCCCAATTCATGCGCACaagacacaagaaaaaaatggaagcgGGAAGGAAAAAGGGATGGAAGGGTTGGACCAGGGGCAATTACAATGGCTGATAGGTTTTTCCGCGAAGAACCTGAACGGTCAAGTTGACTCACGGAGACCACGTTGGGATCTTTCGTACAAGTCTAAAGATCACCGTTCGATCATCATCCGCCTCCCTTTTTCCACGTCCCATGAGCGAATTATCCCAACTTTCCCCGTGGGTTGCCTCTCgggaaaattatttttgtgaGCAAGCCAGCCaaggaaaaattattttaaaaactatgctCTTTCAGAGAAGGAATCGGATGTATGTACGTATACGCATGTATCTTCAACATTATACAGTGAAAAGCGTGGCTTCAGTTGAAAGAACCCAGAACAAAATATGATTTTTGGGACCATTCCCCTACTCTTTCATGAGAACACAACGGTGGAAAGGTGTGCTAGAACTAAAACGATCACTAAATGCGGATATAGTTGAAACACATGGGCAAAAATCCCAGGAGTTTGTGATGAAACGTGCGTTTAAACACATATGATTCGTTTAGCAGTCTTTCCCTACATGAAATATTCTCACACGggttgtatttaaacaagaacaaatgaataaaacaagtgatgacttaaatctaaacaatggttttactcgaacaaaaagggataaccattaccaatagtcggagaagcgtctgaagacctctagggaaaccagggaactcctataacggagcccagctccaagagctcacccgatgaagactcatctaacgcagattctgggcagcgttttataccctagcacgaattactccccttccagactagggatgattaattatttataaagactggagaagacgcagaatgtcttaaagtgtaatattctagaacatttcctgaattggaaaagtattactagggtaaataaatcaaaaacccccttttttcctatctccccctgcaatcgaaacccccctagatttttttaaattttgcaacgcagcatccgaaactggtctatacaAAGAGGAATTCATCCAGGTTTCCTTTATTTGtatagtaaattttttaaatttttaatacagAAGGAAACAGCGTGAAAAACAGTCACAAGCGACTACTTTCCCCATTGTTGACAACGTTATGGAGGGAATCTTATGACTGATCCGAATAGTCAGCGCCTCTAGCGAGGTCTCCAAAATTTGCCCGtggaaatagcagacgaacagcCCAAAACAGGCCTAGGACCTCTAATGTTAGATCATGGTTATATAGTTGGAATACACACCCCTAACATGTTCAACGTTGCTTACGATTATCTACTAAAAAAATCGACTTTGAATGTAAATGTTTTATTAGTTGACCTCTTCCTATTTTgtctattaatattttctagtCTGAGAAGCTTTTCTACAGTATATGTGAATGTTTTGTTAATTGACTCTTCCttttttaagaaaaacttCCTACCTTATATGTAAATGCTAGATTTAAACGACTCCTCCTTATATAGAGTTTCAGTCTCGTACACGATTTCTCTCTTCCGCAAAGTGGTTTATGGAAATTtatttctcccccccccccttttttttttttttttttttttaagattgtGGCTGCTATGGAAAATTTTGCTGAAATTAACATGGCTTTTTCACTGTTCCATCCGGTGATGTTTCCCAATTCTTGTTGTGAATATCGTCGTTTCACTACTGCCGACGTCCAGTTGTTTGATGAATTATTCAACACTGTGCGAAGTGGTGTTTTCTGTTCCGTTGCTCCCTTGGACGTCGTACAACCGGTGTGGTGTAACGACTTTTATTACAAGTAATTCTCTCTTCTTGGTTATATGTGTTATTATTATCTTgttattgaatttcattttattatatatatatattttttaaagtactgattggaaataaaatcccTTGCTATATctacaattcttttttttttcattatttgttAATTTTGCGTTTTAAATGGTCTTCTGGAGTACAGCTGCATAGATCCTCCCACACCATTCGGTAGCCAACGACGTAGCTGCGTGTCGTGTGACTTCCCGtacattccttgttttgctcgttctccaattttaattcttcgataggatacaattttcctttctttggtgcACCCGGTGTGTTTATCGATGTaaggttttcttttggtttttctgGCGCTGACGTCATTAGAGGTGTGAATTCCCTAatggtttttcatttgctcctcCAGCGCTGTAGATGGGTTCTGGTATCATGAAATCCATTTTTTGAATATCACTTTCGCTCACTTTACGTGATTGTTTGCGTCGTCTGAAGCTTTCCTTAATCCGTGGAATAGGATTacaggcaataaaaattcttagGAAGATGAGAAATAGGATGAATCCTATCGCGGATGAGCCATGATTTTTAATgtgtcaaaccaggaaaacatgTTTCCGATTTGATTGTCCTGTTCTTCTGTTACTAGGATGTTAGATAAATCTTTGCCTTCTCCTTCATTAATTCTTCCCACCAGGTCATTTAGGATgttcagctgttccatttccattgtttcatgaGCTGGGTGGTTCCTTAATCCATAGTCGAAAGTGTTTAAGTGTAGTTCTTCGAATTCTGCAATTAAATACAGATTTGAGGTGTGTATGGTCGCTTCTTGTTTAATCCAGCCTCCCGCTGTTTCGTTATGCTGCCAAATATGAGTGTGACGTAAAgtttagaagaaaacaattgaagGGAGAAGGGCGAGAGCGACAGACAAGATGGCAAGAAGAGGCTGCCAGGAGAAAAGGGAACCTAAGGCAGAAGGCAgtagttttttccttttgtggGGAAAATCGTAAAACcagaccttttttttgtctgcAAAAGGATAGTCGCGTGGTTAAGAAGGCATTGCACTTATGTAAGTAAGAACAAACTACATCTTAATTATTTGTTGGAATGTTAATGCTCTGTGGACAACAGAATCATCTTAACCTGTTGAATGGCGGCTCATGTTAAAGAATAAAAGCTGAATGACCCCACATAAATTCTTGATTCACTGGTAAAGGCATGAGTACGTCACAATttttggtgccgaaacccgggaatTATTCAGTTGTCCACCGATTAATCCTGTTCTTTTTATCACTGCACAACTAACCTTGCTTTGTCGTTATTACCAGTTGGGCTTAGGCCAAAGAGTTTCGTGTTGGCTCAGGCCATAAAGATCACGTGCGGGCTAAGGTCCCAGGGCTCAAGCCCCAATACATATCGGAATTACGATTCCTGGAAGGTATAGAAATTTATATTACTAAGAAGTGGTATATCGCTGACGAGTTTTTTACGTTCACAGAAATCGTTACTACCAGTTGGGCTTAGGCCAAAGAGTTTCGTGTGGGCTCAGGCCAAATGATCACGCGCAGGCTAAGGTCCCCAGTGCTCAATATACATCTCAGAATTACAAATTCTGAAGGTATATAAATTTATATTACTAAGAGGTGGGTCAAATCACTCACGAGTTTTTACGTTCGCAGAAATAGATCACCAACACAGATTTGACAGAGGTTTAAAACACCCCACGTTTAATAAAAGGGCTTTGCTCGACCACGATCAGTGAGAGCTTAAGCTCAGTTGACGGTATGCAAATTCTGATATCCCGGTCCACTCCCATTACTCACAAATACGTACACTTAGCTAGGTGAGAACATGGAAGGCATTAACGTAGAAGAAGCTATCGCCAAGCAGCTTCTTAAGAACGCCGAAACTCGTCAACAAAACTTGCTGGATCGCATCATCAGCGGCCTACAACGGCAACCTCCACTCGAACAGAGAGAGTTAGCCATCTATAGGGAGAGCTTGGAGGCGGTGACGCAAGAGTGTCTAGAACATCATAAGAAGTACGTTGCAGCGGGCGAAGGAGACGCAAGCGAGCACAGCACTTACGAAGAAACtacaaaacagaaaatcaaCGAAGTGAATCGTACAATACAAGAGTCGCTTATAGCTAGCAAAAGAGCCTCCCCGACCCAAACATCTGACGAACACGCCAAACGTCGACGCATGGAACTAGAAAGGAAGCTTCAAGAGGTTAAAGAGAAGGCACTTCAAGCTCAAAGGGAACAGCGGGATATCGAAGCCGCCTTAAAAGAGCAAGAGGTTCCCAGGACCTCCACCCCTATCCGGCCAGAGTCACCTCGGTGGTCCAGAGCACAGGATATTTCAGGGATTCACAACAtgacagcaacaacaacgtCAACTCAATGGTTAGACAACTTCGTTTCACGAATGAGAGCCAATCCCTTTAACGGTGACCCCAAGGAGTGGCCGAGTTTTATCGCAGCTTTCGAGAGCTTTGTCCACGATACCACTTTGACCAACCAACAGAAATTGTTAATCCTTGGAGATGTTCTGTCTCCAGatgtaaagaaaagaatggcCCATCTACTTCAAACACCAGGAACCTACGAGAGGGCCGTAGAAGAGCTTCGCCAAAAGTATGGGGGTGTGCAGCAATTGGTTAGACATCATATACAGCGCTTGATTCTCCTTCCAAGCTGCAGACAGGGCGACCATTCAGCTTTATACGAATTCTCATCAGAACTCCATGACACCGTGGCCACGCTACAGGCCCTAGAACAAGCCGATAAGTTGAGTTACGGGACTACCCTCGAACAAGTGTCATGCAAGTTACCTCCCGACGTAAGAAGCAATTGGGCCAGGTTTGCGTTCCAATTACGACCAAAATACGCTGACCTCAATGATTTGGACCAATGGTTAATCACATATACCGCTGCTGAAGAAGAGAATAGAAGAACCCAGCTACTTCTGGTACCAGCCCAGGCGGTAACAACGGCGAGAACAAGGCAAGAGTGCAGACAACTAGAACCAAGGCCACGTGGATCCACCCATCGGGTCTCTACCCTAGCAACTCATGAGACGCAAGATCAACCCTGTGGACTATGCCGGGCTCAACCAGGACATGGCTTGCCGAAATGTGCCGAGTTCGTTAAAATGGCTCCGACTCAGCGAGCAGAAGCCGTGAACCGATTAAAAAATTGCTTTCGATGCCTTGGCCGCAACCACTTCAGCGCAGAATGCAAGAAGGAGACCGCGTGCAATTTAGATGGCTGCAGAGCACGACACCATCACCTACTCCATGGCGCTTCACGGATCAGCGGACGCGGTACAGGAAGCACAGTAAGCCATCACTGCATCTCGAATAGCGGAAATCTTCGCCCCACCATCTTACTTGCGGTCTTACCGGTTCCTGTGTTCGACGGATTAAGATGGGTAAAAACATACGCCTTATTGGACAGCGCAAGTGAGTCATCTTTAATTCAGACGGAGATGGCCAGAAAATTGGGACTCGAGGAACGTACCAACAACATCAAACTTAAATCAATCCATGGAACCGAATCGGACATCTTGACAACCACTACCAGCTTCACAATCGCTTCAAGTGATCATTCGGTGGCCTACACAATTAAGAACGCACTTACAATACCCGAGTTTCACCTcacaaaacgaaaaatcaaTTGGCCGTTGGAAATCCCTCGTTGGAGCCATTTGTCCACATTGCCACTAGAAGAAATTGACACGTCGCTGGTCACCATCCTGCTCGGATATGATATCCTCGATGTACACCTAACGCTAGAAGTCAGGCGGCCGTCTAAGAGTGCACCAGGTCCCACAGCCATACGAACCTCCTTAGGCTGGACGGTAGTTAGTCGGTTCCAGTTAAATCAACCAACATTTCAAGAGAATGCAGCTTCAAGTCATTGCACGTTAACCCGATTGCATGAAGACCCATTGACAGCACTGGTAGAGAATTTCTCGTCAACCGAGTCGTTCGGCACAACCCCAGATGTAAGGAAATTAGTTTCTCCAGACGACCATGCTGCATTAGCATGCTATGCTCGGACGATTCGCCTGCTGGATACCGGACGATATGAGATAGGCCTTCCGTGGCGAATACCCCGCCAAACCCTTCCTGACAATTCCCATcagatattgaaaaatttcttcgCTTTGGAAAGACGACTACTACAACAACCGGAATTGGCAAAGCGTTATTCAAAGGCCATTAATGAATACGCTGAATTAGGATACGCCAGACAAGTTTCATCGGatgaattaaaaattgaagattTGGGAAGTAGGTGGTATGTTCCGCATCATGCAGTGACTCACCCTCACAAACCCAATAAATTGAGAGTAGTGTTCAACCTATTGGCAAAACATCGTGGTATCTCATTGAATGCAGTATTGTTGAAGGGTCCCGACTTCTATCCCAATCTGGTAGGAGTGCTACTCCGCTTCAGAAGTAAGAAAATCGCTGTTTCAGCCGACATCGCCAAAATGTTCCTGCAAGTCCGTTTGAGGGAAGAAGATCAGCCGTACCTTAGCTACTGGTGGAGACCACCTGGCGATGTTCGCCCACCACAAACCTTTCAAATGATGGTGCAAACGTTCGGTGGCGTCTCCTCGCCAAGTTCATGTCTTTACGCTGTGCGTAAGACGCTTGAGGACAACCCAGAATTTGAGGATCTCCGTAACAAGATATTACGCCACATGTTTGTCGACAACTACCTTGATTCATTTGACAGTGAAGACACCGCCATTCAGGACTGCCTACGATTAAAGGAACTGCTGAGTAGGGGAGGATTTCAGTTGAACCAATGGACTTCATCCTCTAAAAGAGTCTTAGCCGCTATCCCACCCGAAGAAAGAGACAAGCCAGAACTAGATCTGGATTTAGACGAACTGCCCGTAGAGCGGATGTTGGGAAATTGGTATGACAGTCAAACAGATGCCTTTACTTTCAAGTTCAAACCTCAACCAGAAGTCCGGTCCATGCGTCAGTTGTTATCGGCAGTCGCCAGTGTGTTCGACCCCATCGGTTTTATAACTCCGGTGGTATTAGTTGGCAAGCTTCTGTTCCAGCGAGCCTGGAAGAGCAAAAAAGGTTGGGACGAGGAACTGCCAAACGACATTTTAGAAGATTGGAACCGTTGGAGCAGCTCTCTTGTA
This genomic interval from Daphnia magna isolate NIES linkage group LG8, ASM2063170v1.1, whole genome shotgun sequence contains the following:
- the LOC123475369 gene encoding uncharacterized protein LOC123475369; translation: MEGINVEEAIAKQLLKNAETRQQNLLDRIISGLQRQPPLEQRELAIYRESLEAVTQECLEHHKKYVAAGEGDASEHSTYEETTKQKINEVNRTIQESLIASKRASPTQTSDEHAKRRRMELERKLQEVKEKALQAQREQRDIEAALKEQEVPRTSTPIRPESPRWSRAQDISGIHNMTATTTSTQWLDNFVSRMRANPFNGDPKEWPSFIAAFESFVHDTTLTNQQKLLILGDVLSPDVKKRMAHLLQTPGTYERAVEELRQKYGGVQQLVRHHIQRLILLPSCRQGDHSALYEFSSELHDTVATLQALEQADKLSYGTTLEQVSCKLPPDVRSNWARFAFQLRPKYADLNDLDQWLITYTAAEEENRRTQLLLVPAQAVTTARTRQECRQLEPRPRGSTHRVSTLATHETQDQPCGLCRAQPGHGLPKCAEFVKMAPTQRAEAVNRLKNCFRCLGRNHFSAECKKETACNLDGCRARHHHLLHGASRISGRGTGSTVSHHCISNSGNLRPTILLAVLPVPVFDGLRWVKTYALLDSASESSLIQTEMARKLGLEERTNNIKLKSIHGTESDILTTTTSFTIASSDHSVAYTIKNALTIPEFHLTKRKINWPLEIPRWSHLSTLPLEEIDTSLVTILLGYDILDVHLTLEVRRPSKSAPGPTAIRTSLGWTVVSRFQLNQPTFQENAASSHCTLTRLHEDPLTALVENFSSTESFGTTPDVRKLVSPDDHAALACYARTIRLLDTGRYEIGLPWRIPRQTLPDNSHQILKNFFALERRLLQQPELAKRYSKAINEYAELGYARQVSSDELKIEDLGSRWYVPHHAVTHPHKPNKLRVVFNLLAKHRGISLNAVLLKGPDFYPNLVGVLLRFRSKKIAVSADIAKMFLQVRLREEDQPYLSYWWRPPGDVRPPQTFQMMVQTFGGVSSPSSCLYAVRKTLEDNPEFEDLRNKILRHMFVDNYLDSFDSEDTAIQDCLRLKELLSRGGFQLNQWTSSSKRVLAAIPPEERDKPELDLDLDELPVERMLGNWYDSQTDAFTFKFKPQPEVRSMRQLLSAVASVFDPIGFITPVVLVGKLLFQRAWKSKKGWDEELPNDILEDWNRWSSSLVYLNQLAVPRQIGGDGRGVKRQIHIFCDASEAAFGAVAYLRIDQQSRVQINLVLSKARVAPIKPLTIPKLELQAAVLGYRLSRTIVEELEITTDSIFFWSDSQTVLQWIKSSHFRFERFVANRIGEILETSNPNQWNHIPGVLNPADEVSRGINGDELIINHRVFTGPAFLRENPETWLIPTETLTLALSTSAEAKKESNDQVPASPAEIIIKRYSDLDKIRRMIARLTQFQRFWKAKRVRKPKPPLWLRNVDLQQALHECIRTVQRREFKGDIQRLIAGMQVRSSSHLKKLTPFLDNSGIMRVGGRLEHALLPYEAKHPAILPLDHQLTRLIVEDLHVKFGHAKTERLYYETRTCYWILKGRRAAKRAVRNCMHCKRQSSTPVYPIMGQLPQERLASCVHPFSNVGIDFFGPYFVNIGRRSEKR